One window of Trichomycterus rosablanca isolate fTriRos1 chromosome 2, fTriRos1.hap1, whole genome shotgun sequence genomic DNA carries:
- the LOC134302670 gene encoding trichohyalin-like yields MGPQEAGQRPGEAVGDPGDRREAGEQRVTLETVEMEGGEEQGIQEENAIGESSNKRSRGSKGIQRSDKFNIRVQYQSELMRNNVGVSGQPGDEWKKTRGFGRLSNEVEIGNRPDRSLIENVLMERRNGHGNHRLLSSLSQAVMENMQSVAEGVSTLPVLNLVLCGSDELKSSISDLILKQTELISDPRSECLMRKGVVSGYQVTLVETPTLYDTQLSEEEVMRETLQCVSLCNPGVHAFIIIIPVGPLQDEDKAEIKMIQRIFSSRMNDHTIVLFSNSNSDETAAINFIKQSSETEELLSMCSGRYIMLQKTESERLQQVPDLLDQVKKMATTNEFYSLLMYVKAQRDEAKQELGKKLAEQEKRIKQLEKHLQQICAEGESPDPGSLRIVLIGKTGNGKSASGNTILGRKAFQCSASMKSVTKICQKVVGEVEGKSIAVVDTPGLFDTTLSNKEAIEEIVKCISLFAPGPHAFIIVLSVGRSAQEEMETLSLIKKMFGSDAAKFTIVLFTRGDDLEDQTSIKEYIKNSDYKSMDKLISDCGGRVHVFNNKEKNDRTQVYDLIRMIEEMIKSDRNNYFTNEMFEVAENSIQQKQQEILKEKEEQMQAEKEALKYKYEEELEKIRKSMETEKEKLEQERCEREKVFKEREEALRQEFMKKEEEEKEKRRLEDQKRSEENERQKAESDRMLEEMRKEMENQNTTFLKQQAVKDEEDQRRTGREKIERERFEHEQKQAMEKLKIRQQEEIKKRDEEEQKRRKEQEEEQETWKRKMREAENDEKEIKDDIHRKQREQEMELKEKMKAREEEHKRTKEKHDKEVKEQEEKQEQIRRNFEKEREDERRKREEEREQWKEAERREREQREREYEEYIIKMKKEFEERKRIRKEEWERKNSEYYKREDVRQRIKRLKEEIERERQEEIKRREKEDRDRREKEEREREEMKKNYEKKELDMKSKYEDEARRQAEQFNDVKAQLEKHIEELITKHQKDSELLTDLYRGLQKEYAELKQSKEETERELRAEGESPDPGSLRIVLIGKKGNGKSATGNTILGRKEFQCSVSMTSVTKICHKGFGEVEGKSIAVVDTPGLFDTTLSNIETTEEIVKCISLSAPGPHAFIIVLSVGRITQEELETLNLIKKMFGTDAAKYTIVLFTYGDDLEDQTFEEYIKNSNHKSIDKLIRDCGGRVHMFNNKEKNDRTQVCDLIRMIEGMIKSDRNNYFTNEMFEAAENSIQQKQQEILKEKEEQMQAEKDVLRYKYEEELEKIRKSMETEKEKLEQERHEREKVFKEREKALRREFEKKEEEEKEKRRLEDQRTSEEDERQKAENDRMLEEMRKEMENQNTTFLKQQAEKDEEDQRRTGREKIERERFEREQKQAMEKLQIRQQEEIKKRDEEEQKRRKEQEEEQENWRRKIKEAENDKKEIKDDIKRKLREHEIKWKKRMREREEEHKRTKEKHDKEVKEQEEKQEQIKRNFEKEREDEIHKREEEREQWKEAERRGREQREREYEEYKLKMKKEYEERETIKKEKWERRTSEDNERREEVRQRIKRLKDEIERERQEEIKRREKEDRDRREKEEREREEMKKNYEKKELDMKSKYEDEARRQAEQFNDAEAQLKNA; encoded by the exons ATGGGACCCCAGGAGGCAGGACAGAGGCCGGGGGAAGCTGTGGGAGACCCAGGAGACAGGAGGGAGGCCGGGGAGCAGAGGGTAACACTGGAGACAGTAGAGATGGAAGGTGGCGAGGAGCAGGGGATCCAAGAGGAGAACGCAATAGGAGAGTCCAGTAACAAAAGAAGCAGGGGGTCCAAGGGAATACAAAGATCAGATAAATTCAATATCAGAGTTCAATATCAAAGTGAGCTGATGAGAAACAATGTTGGAGTCAGTGGACAACCTGGTGACGAGTGGAAGAAAACCAGAGGCTTTGGAAGGCTGAGTAATGAGGTGGAGATTGGGAACAG accAGATCGATCTCTTATTGAGAATGTCCTCATGGAAAGGAGAAACGGACAcggcaaccacagactgttaagcagcttAAGTCAAGCAGTAATGgagaacatgcagtcag TGGCCGAAGGAGTCTCTACATTACCAGTGTTGAACTTGGTGCTGTGTGGAAGTGATGAACTAAAATCTTCAATATCAGATCTTATTCTGAAGCAGACAGAACTGATATCAGATCCCAGATCAGAGTGTTTAATGAGGAAGGGTGTGGTGAGTGGATACCAGGTCACACTGGTAGAGACCCCGACTCTATATGACACTCAGCTCTCAGAAGAGGAAGTGATGCGAGAGACTCTTCAGTGTGTATCTCTTTGTAATCCTGGAGTTCATgctttcatcatcatcatacctGTTGGTCCACTTCAGGATGAAGATAAAGCAGAAATCAAGATGATCCAGAGGATCTTCAGCTCCAGAATGAATGACCACACCATCGTCCTCTTCAGCAACAGTAACAGTGATGAAACTGCAGCAATAAACTTTATTAAACAAAGTTCAGAAACAGAAGAACTTCTCAGCATGTGCAGTGGTAGATACATCATGTTACAGAAAACAGAGAGTGAAAGACTCCAGCAGGTACCAGATCTGTTGGATCAAGTAAAGAAGATGGCGACTACCAATGAGTTTTATTCTCTTCTGATGTACGTTAAAGCACAAAGAGAtgaagctaaacaagaactggGGAAAAAACTGGCTGAACAGGAGAAGAGAATCAAGCAGCTAGAGAAACATCTACAACAAATAT GTGCTGAGGGTGAATCACCTGATCCTGGGAGTCTAAGAATTGTTCTTATTGGAAAAACAGGAAATGGGAAAAGTGCATCAGGAAACACCATCCTTGGAAGAAAAGCATTTCAGTGTAGTGCCAGCATGAAATCTGTGACAAAAATTTGTCAAAAGGTAGTTGGAGAAGTTGAGGGCAAATCCATTGCTGTTGTTGATACTCCAGGACTTTTTGACACCACATTGTCGAATAAAGAGGCAATTGAAGAAATAGTGAAATGTATCTCACTCTTTGCTCCTGGACCTCACGCCTTTATCATTGTGTTAAGTGTAGGAAGAAGCGCACAGGAAGAAATGGAGACTCTGAGTCTGATCAAGAAAATGTTTGGTTCTGATGCTGCAAAGTTCACCATAGTGCTGTTTACACGTGGAGATGATCTGGAAGATCAGACTTCTATCAAAGAATATATCAAAAACAGCGATTATAAAAGCATGGATAAACTAATCAGTGACTGTGGTGGAAGAGTTCATGTGTtcaataataaagaaaagaacGATCGTACACAAGTCTATGATCTTATCAGAATGATAGAAGAAATGATAAAGTCTGACAGAAACAATTACTTTACAAACGAGATGTTTGAGGTGGCAGAAAATTCCATCCAACAgaaacaacaagaaatactgaAAGAGAAGGAGGAACAGATGCAGGCTGAAAAAGAAGCTCTGAAATACAAATATGAAGAAGAGCTGGAGAAAATAAGGAAGAGTATggagacagagaaagaaaagctGGAACAGGAGAGATGTGAAAGAGAAAAAGTGTTTAAGGAAAGAGAAGAAGCTCTGAGACAAGAGTTTatgaaaaaagaagaagaagaaaaggaaAAACGGAGGCTGGAGGATCAGAAAAGATCAGAAGAAAATGAACGTCAAAAGGCAGAGAGTGATCGCATGTTggaggagatgaggaaggaaaTGGAAAACCAAAATACTACATTTCTCAAGCAGCAAGCTGTAAAAGACGAGGAGGACCAGAGGAGAACAGGAAGAGAAAAAATCGAGAGGGAACGTTTTGAACATGAACAAAAACAAGCAATGGAGAAACTAAAAATCAGACAGCAAGAAGAGATTAAAAAGAGAGACGAGGAAGaacaaaagagaagaaaagaacaagaagaagaacagGAAACCTGGAAGAGGAAAATGAGGGAGGCAGAAAATGATGAAAAGGAGATAAAAGATGATATTCACAGAAAACAGAGAGAACAAGAAATGGAATTGAAAGAGAAGATGAAAGCAAGAGAAGAAGAACACAAGAGAACAAAAGAGAAACAtgataaagaagtaaaagaacaggaagaaaaacaagaacaaataaGAAGAAACTTTGAGAAGGAAAGAGAAGATGAAAGACGTAAAAGAGAAGAGGAAAGAGAACAGTGGAAAGAAGCagaaagaagagaaagagagcagagagagcgagagtatgaggaatacataataaaaatgaagaaagagtttgaagaaagaaaaagaattaGAAAAGAAGAGTGGGAGAGAAAAAACAGTGAGTACTATAAAAGAGAAGATGTCAGGCAGAGAATAAAGAGACTAAAAGAGGAAattgagagagaaagacaggaaGAGATCAAGAGAAGAGAGAAAGAAGACAGAGACAGAAGAGAGAAAGAAGAACGAGAGCGTGAGGAAATGAAAAAGAACTACGAGAAGAAAGAGCTGGACATGAAGAGCAAATATGAAGATGAGGCTAGAAGACAAGCTGAGcaatttaatgatgttaaagcTCAGTTGGAAAAACACATAGAGGAGCTGATTACTAAACACCAGAAGGATTCCGAACTTCTCACTGATCTGTACCGCGGTTTACAGAAGGAATATGCTGAGCTTAAACAGAGCAAGGAGGAGACGGAGCGTGAATTAC gtgCTGAGGGTGAATCACCTGATCCTGGGAGTCTAAGAATTGTTCTTATCggaaaaaaaggaaatgggAAAAGTGCAACAGGAAACACCATCCTTGGAAGAAAAGAATTTCAGTGTAGTGTCAGCATGACCTCTGTGACAAAAATTTGCCATAAGGGATTTGGAGAAGTTGAGGGCAAATCCATTGCTGTTGTTGATACTCCAGGACTTTTTGACACCACATTGTCGAATATAGAAACAACTGAAGAAATAGTGAAATGTATCTCACTCTCTGCTCCTGGACCTCACGCCTTTATCATTGTGTTAAGTGTAGGAAGAATCACACAGGAAGAGCTGGAGACCCTTAATTTGATCAAGAAAATGTTTGGTACTGATGCTGCAAAGTACACCATAGTGCTGTTTACATACGGAGATGATCTGGAAGATCAGACTTTTGAAGAATATATCAAAAACAGCAATCACAAAAGCATAGATAAACTAATCAGGGACTGTGGTGGAAGAGTTCACATGTtcaataataaagaaaagaacGATCGTACACAAGTCTGTGATCTTATCAGAATGATAGAAGGAATGATAAAGTCTGACAGAAACAATTACTTTACAAACGAGATGTTTGAGGCGGCAGAAAATTCCATCCAGCAgaaacaacaagaaatactgaAAGAGAAGGAGGAACAGATGCAGGCTGAAAAAGATGTTCTGAGATACAAATATGAAGAAGAACTGGAGAAGATAAGGAAGAGTATggagacagagaaagaaaagttggaacaggagaGACATGAAAGAGAAAAAGTGTTTAAGGAAAGGGAAAAAGCTCTGAGGCGAGAGTTtgagaaaaaagaagaagaagaaaaggagAAACGGAGGCTAGAGGATCAGAGAACATCAGAAGAGGATGAACGACAAAAGGCAGAGAATGATCGCATGTTggaggagatgaggaaggaaaTGGAAAACCAAAATACAACATTTCTCAAGCAGCAAGCTGAAAAAGACGAGGAGGACCAGAGGAGAACAGGAAGAGAAAAAATCGAGAGGGAACGTTTTGAACGTGAACAAAAACAAGCAATGGAGAAACTACAAATCAGACAACAAGAAGAGATTAAAAAGAGAGACGAGGAGGaacaaaagagaagaaaagaacaagaagaagaacagGAAAACTGGAGGAGGAAAATAAAGGAGGCAGAAAATGATAAAAAAGAGATAAAAGACGATATTAAGAGAAAACTGAGAGAACATGAGATTAAATGGAAAAAGAGGATGAGAGAAAGAGAAGAAGAACACAAGAGAACAAAAGAGAAACAtgataaagaagtaaaagaacaggaagaaaaacaagaacaaataaaaagaaactttgAGAAGGAAAGAGAAGATGAAATACATAAAAGAGAAGAGGAAAGAGAACAGTGGAAAGAAgcagaaagaagaggaagagagCAGAGAGAGCGAGAGTATGAGGAATACAAACTAAAAATGAAGAAAGAGTATGAAGAACGagaaacaattaaaaaagaaaagtgggaGAGAAGAACCAGTGAGGACAATGAGAGAAGAGAAGAAGTCAGACAGAGGATAAAGAGACTAAAAGATGAAATTGAGAGAGAAAGACAAGAAGAGATCAAGAGAAGAGAGAAAGAAGACAGAGACAGAAGAGAGAAAGAAGAACGAGAGCGTGAGGAAATGAAAAAGAACTACGAGAAGAAAGAGCTGGACATGAAGAGCAAATATGAAGATGAGGCTAGAAGACAAGCTGAGCAATTTAATGATGCTGAAGCTCAGTTAAAAAACGCATAG